In Tenacibaculum sp. 190524A02b, the genomic stretch CAACACCTCCATTAATAATATTTACTGTCATTCCTAAACCTACTACTCTATTCTTAGAAACATCTAGTTCAGTTGGCTGCCAATTTCTAACCATAACATCATGCGCAGATGGTTTAGGGTATTGCGGAGTCATCCAAAACCAAATAGCAGTTTGGAAAGCTAAAGCAGCATCTTCAATAACCTTTTCAGGGTTATCTAATAAAACTTGCTTATCACCAAAAATAAATTCACTTGCGGGTCCATAATTATAATTGTATGATAGTTGCATAGGTCCTCTACCTTTATATGATTTCCCTGGAGTTGGAGGGTAGTTAACATCTGGTGAAGCGTATAACGAGGTTGTTGGTTCTTCTCTAAAGTGTAATCCCCAAGAAAACCTTCCTCCAGGAGCCGTTGGCCATCCACCAGTTGTTTCATGAGATATATTTGCGAAAAAAGCAGCTAGTTCTCTCTTTTTTGTTTCTTGATTACCTTCTTTTAAAAAGTTTCCATAGTCAACTTCTTCCCTTACAATATCTTTATTTATATTTCTAGGAGCTTCAAAATCTGCATCCTTTCTAATTACTACCTTACTTCCTGAAACCTTGTCTATTCTAGTAATTCTATACGCATTAGTGGCACATCTTCTCTCAAAAACAGCTTTAATTTTAGACATTCTATTAATAGCTTCAATAAAAGAAGCATACGTATAAAAATCATCTTTAGGGTCTAACTCCCAGTTTCCACCTCCTTTATCTTTAGCTCCAAAACGATATGGGAACAAAATATTCCACATGGCTTCAGAGACTAATGGATGTTCTTGGTTTATTTTTTCTTTTTTTGAGAAAACCTCTTTTTTACAGTTTTTTTTGGGGGTTGCTATTATAGTACTAGTACATGCTACTATAAATAACAACAGTAATTGTTTAGTTATAGATTGGTTAATCATTAGTTAGAAGAGTTTTAAATAAATTTTAGTTGCATTCATATTACTCTATTTTCTGCTCCTTGAGAAATAATTTAGACCAACCACATATTTTAACTACGTAACAACTCTTTTTTATCTATTAATGAAAGCTTAACATGAAAAACAGCTATTTAACTTTTTTAAAAAGCTATTTTTTTATAGTTTTGTACTACCAAATTAAAAAATTATTAACTATGAATAAGAAAATACTATGCTTCTTATTGCTATGCGTATATGTAGCTAAAAACTATTCTCAACAAGTATGGAGAAACGATTTAAAAATCAATTATTCTCAAAAAATTAGCGATGCTCCAAGCAATTATCATCAACTAAAATTAAATCAAAATCAATTAGCTACCATTTTAAGGAAATCTGCCAATAGATTTTCTAAGCACCACACTAAAACTATTCTTACTTTACCTATTACTGGTAAAAAGTTTGAAGATTTTGAAATTTTAAAAGCTTCTAACTTCAGTAAAAAATTACATCAAAAGTTCCCTAGTATCAATTCTTATGTTGCTAAAAGTTTAACCACTAATAAAACTGCAAGAATTAGCTACTCAAAACATACTGGATTATATGCTTACATTCAAACAAGTGAAGGAACTAGAATAGTAAAACCTCTAGATCATAAAACTAATAGTTATGTACATTTTAAAAGATCAGATACTAAAAGTTTTAATGATTTTGAATGCACTACTATAGAAACTTCCAAAAGAAACTTTTTTAAACTTAATAATAAGATTAGCACTAATGACGGATATCTAAGAAAATATAGGTTAGCTCTAGCAACTACTGGAGAGTTTTCAAACTTTTTTTTAACAGGTTCAGAAACTACTGATGAAGAAAAGAAAGCCGTTGTTCTTTCTGCTATAAACAACTCTTTAACAAGAATCAATAGTATTTTTGAGAGAGATTTTGGTGTAACCATGGAATTGATTGACAATAATGATCAACTAATTTTTCTTGATGGTAATAATGATCCTTTTAGTACTGGTGGTTTCAATAATCAAATTCAGAACACTTTAGACACGACCATTGGAACTGGAAACTATGATGTTGGGCATGTATTTGTTCTTAGTAATCGAAAATATGGAAGCGCAGGGTGTATAGCATGTGTTTGTACTGAAGGATCAAAAGGTAGTGCTTTTTCAGCACACCATTCTCCCGATACTGATGATTTTAATATGCTTGCAGCTCATGAATTCGGACATCAATATGGAGGACTTCATGTTCAAAGTAGTGCCAATTGTAGAAGTGCTTTTGGTTTGCAAGAAGTAGAACCAGGTAGTGGTAGTACTATTATGAGTTACGCAGGTATTTGTGCTCCTAATGTCCAATTCCATTCTGATGATTATTTTAACTATGTAGATATTAGAGATGTAATTGAATGGACAAGAAATAATAGTTCGTGTGCAGAATTAATAGCTACTGGAAATAATGATCCGACAGCAAATGCTGGAAATGATTATACCATTCCTATTTCCACTCCTTTTATACTGGAAGGAGCTGGAAGTGATAATGATGCTAATTCTAGTTTAACTTACTGTTGGGAGCAAAATAACCCTGAAGATCCTTTATCTACTAGTACTCCTCAACCAACATGGAGCCAAGGCCCTTTATTCAGGTCAAAGTTGCCAACTGAGTCACCTATCAGGTATATTCCACAATTAGAAGATGTAGTTCAAGGAAACTTAACTCCTACTTGGGAAGTAGTACCTTCAGTAAGTAGAGCCATAAACTTTGTTTTAACAGTTAGAGATAATGCTAGTTCTGGAGCAAAAACTGCTTCAGACGAAATGATTATTAACACTACTGATACAGCTGGTCCATTTGTTGTTACTTCTCAAAACTCTGCAGAAAACTGGAATGTTGGAGACACTAAAACGATTACTTGGGATGTTGCCAATACTGACGTCGCTCCTATTAATGCTTCTCATGTAGAGATTTTACTTTCTACTGATGGAGGGTTTACCTACCCACATACTATTATATCTAATACACCTAACGATGGAAGTCAAGAAATCATAATACCTGAAATTCCTGAATCTACCACACAAGGAAGAATTATGATTAAACCTGTTGATAATATTTTTTATGCCATCAACAGTAATAATATAAACATTCAAGTTTCAGAGTTTATAATGAGTTTTAACCAAAGCTCTCAAGAAGTTTGTAAACCAGATGTTATTGAATATGACTTTACTTACAAAACTTACTTAAGCTTTAGAGAAACTACTACATTTACTGTAGAAAATCTTCCTAATAATTTAACTGCTAGTTTTTCTCCTAATACTGTTATAGACAATAATACTCCTATTAAATTAACAATTACTGGAACTAATAACTTAGCAATTGACAATTATACATTTAATGTAGTTGGAACTACAAATACTACTGTAAAAAAAGCTTCGTTAGAATTTAACATATTTGAAAGCACAATTCTTGTTCCAACTCTAACTTCTCCAGTAAATAATAGTACAGGTATAAATATCTCTCCTTTATTGTCTTGGGAAAGCGATGATAATTCCGCTACATATCTTCTTGAAATTGCTACGGACAATAACTTCAATACAATAATAGAAAGTAGTTCTTTAAGCGAAAACTCTTACAATACTAAGCAAGTAACTAACTTTAATACTACTTATTTTTGGAGAATTAAATCAACAAACACTTGTGGAGATAGTGATTACTCAGAAGCTTTTTCGTTCACTACCAAGTGTTCAACTCCTTCTTCAATTAATACTACAGCTGATAAAGACAATATTCAAATTTCATGGTCAGATTCAAATGATTCCAATAATTGGGAAATAGAAGTTGTTTTAAACAATACCCTACCTACTGGAATAGGAACTATTACAAACACTAATCCTTATACTGCTAGCAACTTACAGTCTGGAACAACTTATGACATTTATGTAAAATCATTATGCTCTGATACTAATTCAAGTGATTGGGCTGGACCTTATAGCGTGACTACCTTAGCTGATTTTTGTAATGGAGATAAGTTTTACGATCCTGGAATTGAAGGAAACTATCCTAAAAATCAAAATGTAAAAACTATTATACTACCAGAAAACGCCAATGTGGTTGAAGTAAACTTTTCCTATTTCCAAATAGAGAGTGGATATGACTATTTATATGTTTACGATGGTAACGATACTGATGCTCCACTAATTGGTAGATATACGGGGATGAATTCTCCTGGTTTACTTAGGTCAAAAATAAACCAAGGTTTAACCTTTGTTTTTACATCTGATCATGTTGTTACAGATATAGGATGGGAAGCAACTGTTAATTGTATTACCATTACTTGTCCTGAACCATCTGATTTTAATTATACAAACATCTCTGGAAATTCTATTGACTTAGAGTGGACTGTAAATGGTAGTGAAAATAAATGGTTAATAGAACACGGTTCTAAAGGTTTTACCCCTGGAAATGGTATTAAAACACAAGTTTCCTCTAACCCAATTACTATTGAAGGGTTAACTCCAGAAACTGAGTACGATTTTTATGTAAAGGCCATCTGCGGTGAAACTCCTTCTGAAGATGATAGTTTCAATGTAGGTCCAATATCCGTAAAAACACCATGTGGTACTTTTGATACTCCCTTTAATAATGGAGCAGAAAATCAAAACACAGGAAGCTCTATAGAAAATTGCATGAGCGCAACCCCAGATATTTATCAAGCAAACTTTTTCTGGGAAACTTACTCTTCAACAAACAGCTCTACAATTAGTACTGGGCCACATAAAGCTTATGAAGGCAATAAATATTACAGAACTTCTCCTTCCTCATACTCGAATTCTGGAGACCAAGCTTTTTTACAAACTCCTTTTATTAATATAGATAATCTTACCGTACCTACTTTAAACTTCTTTAGTTATATGCATGGTAAAAACATAGGTAGTTTACATGTTGATGTATGGTCTAATAATAATTGGACTACAGATGTTCTTGTTATAAATGGTGAACAACAAAGCTCCGCTACAGAATTATGGTCTGAGCATTTAATAGATTTAAGTGATTATTCTGGTGACATCTTAATACGATTTAAAGCAATATCTGGTGGAACTAATACTAATGAAATAGATATTGACGCTATTAGTGTTATTGAAAAACCATCTTGCCCTAACCCTAGCAAAATTACTTATGAAAAAATTAACGGTAACACCGTAAATTTCTCTTGGGATGCTAACGGAGGAGAATCTAAGTGGGTTTTAGAATATGGACACAAAGGCTACACAAAAGGCAACGGTGTTAAAATAATGACTACAACAAATCCTACTTCGATTAACACTCTTTTACCTGAAACTGAATATGATTTTTATTTAACAGCTATTTGTGGCGAAAATCCTAATGAAGATGATAGCAATGCCATAGGCCCTATTGGTTTAAAAACTCTTTGTAGTACTTTTTCGATTCCTTTTAATAATGGAGCAGAAAATCAATACACAAGCAATACAATTCAAAATTGTATGAGTGCAACACCTGATGTTTATCAAAACGCTTATTACTGGGTTGCTAAGTACTCAAACTATAGTAATTCTATTACAACTGGCCCATACAAAG encodes the following:
- a CDS encoding fibronectin type III domain-containing protein; this encodes MNKKILCFLLLCVYVAKNYSQQVWRNDLKINYSQKISDAPSNYHQLKLNQNQLATILRKSANRFSKHHTKTILTLPITGKKFEDFEILKASNFSKKLHQKFPSINSYVAKSLTTNKTARISYSKHTGLYAYIQTSEGTRIVKPLDHKTNSYVHFKRSDTKSFNDFECTTIETSKRNFFKLNNKISTNDGYLRKYRLALATTGEFSNFFLTGSETTDEEKKAVVLSAINNSLTRINSIFERDFGVTMELIDNNDQLIFLDGNNDPFSTGGFNNQIQNTLDTTIGTGNYDVGHVFVLSNRKYGSAGCIACVCTEGSKGSAFSAHHSPDTDDFNMLAAHEFGHQYGGLHVQSSANCRSAFGLQEVEPGSGSTIMSYAGICAPNVQFHSDDYFNYVDIRDVIEWTRNNSSCAELIATGNNDPTANAGNDYTIPISTPFILEGAGSDNDANSSLTYCWEQNNPEDPLSTSTPQPTWSQGPLFRSKLPTESPIRYIPQLEDVVQGNLTPTWEVVPSVSRAINFVLTVRDNASSGAKTASDEMIINTTDTAGPFVVTSQNSAENWNVGDTKTITWDVANTDVAPINASHVEILLSTDGGFTYPHTIISNTPNDGSQEIIIPEIPESTTQGRIMIKPVDNIFYAINSNNINIQVSEFIMSFNQSSQEVCKPDVIEYDFTYKTYLSFRETTTFTVENLPNNLTASFSPNTVIDNNTPIKLTITGTNNLAIDNYTFNVVGTTNTTVKKASLEFNIFESTILVPTLTSPVNNSTGINISPLLSWESDDNSATYLLEIATDNNFNTIIESSSLSENSYNTKQVTNFNTTYFWRIKSTNTCGDSDYSEAFSFTTKCSTPSSINTTADKDNIQISWSDSNDSNNWEIEVVLNNTLPTGIGTITNTNPYTASNLQSGTTYDIYVKSLCSDTNSSDWAGPYSVTTLADFCNGDKFYDPGIEGNYPKNQNVKTIILPENANVVEVNFSYFQIESGYDYLYVYDGNDTDAPLIGRYTGMNSPGLLRSKINQGLTFVFTSDHVVTDIGWEATVNCITITCPEPSDFNYTNISGNSIDLEWTVNGSENKWLIEHGSKGFTPGNGIKTQVSSNPITIEGLTPETEYDFYVKAICGETPSEDDSFNVGPISVKTPCGTFDTPFNNGAENQNTGSSIENCMSATPDIYQANFFWETYSSTNSSTISTGPHKAYEGNKYYRTSPSSYSNSGDQAFLQTPFINIDNLTVPTLNFFSYMHGKNIGSLHVDVWSNNNWTTDVLVINGEQQSSATELWSEHLIDLSDYSGDILIRFKAISGGTNTNEIDIDAISVIEKPSCPNPSKITYEKINGNTVNFSWDANGGESKWVLEYGHKGYTKGNGVKIMTTTNPTSINTLLPETEYDFYLTAICGENPNEDDSNAIGPIGLKTLCSTFSIPFNNGAENQYTSNTIQNCMSATPDVYQNAYYWVAKYSNYSNSITTGPYKANEGNKYYSTNNPYQNSKQGDEASLFTPVVNIDSANNPTLNFNTFMFGENVGSLHIDIRNNGNWNNDIYVINGQQQTSPNDLWQEHLVDLSNFSGEITVRFRAISGGETNNEIDIDSINIIEKPSCPNPTNFNYDNITATTVDLTWTSNGEENNWEVEYGLKGFTIGYGTTVQTDTNNFTLENLPSNTELDIYLRAVCGNASNEDNSEFIGPIQIKTLCGIYSTPYTNGAENQNTNSILQNCIVGLPEIYQGNYFWEAQYSPQNSSNVYGPYKAQSGNKYYRARAYNSTSGDEANLLTPNIDISTVTTPTLHFYTFMHGENIGSLHVDILNNGTWTNDIFSITGSQQTSVHDLWDEHFIDLSQFTDIIKVRFRAVTAEGYGLKEIDIDDISIIEKPSCIKPTNIKVSNETINSVDLSWITNNNENNWTLEYGIENFSIGSGTQVNVSNNPYTLENLNSNTTYDVYIKSNCNTNNSSEWNGPFKFKTKADFCNGDHFYDTGGASGNYSNNENYTTTIYPKTGTDIVTVFFNYFEIENCCDYLYIYDGPDTNANLIGQYNGTNSPGNIASTHSSGALTFKFTSSNYTNYGGWDATVLCESDTCLTPINTLATNISYNSAQIQWETRSNETSWFIEYGEKGFTPGTGNNIQILTNPITLNNLTSDTEYDIYVTANCEGTPSTILNPYSFKTTPNYCNGDRFYDSGGIDGSYKNNENYITTIYPQDNADFVSVTFNSFSTEGCCDRLYIYDGDNTNAILIGSYAGNNSPGTIISTHETGALTFSFTSDSSITSSGWDATVECGTLSCPKPTNIQIENITQNSVDINWIAGSNEQSWEIEYGQTGFTQGNGTLIQVDNNNYTINDLGQLQSYDVYVRANCGSTDNSLWAGPFSFATNCNLTAPFYENFSSNSVPNCWTQYGSENWNFSTGADYDAQNAGDFTSGGNTNYAWIDGSSPNGPNQTSNLFTEIIDISNLSEPALQFSVFSKNTISNSFNSLLVKVHNTASTAHTLLQLQGATENGGWQTFTYDLSDYIESNLIHIEFIITENSPESPYHNDILIDDVRIDNLTTLGTKEVNILDNVSYYPNPVKDNLKINSPELITKVEVYSILGRKLLDKPIKEFNNVLDIDFSNYASGTYLVKVFAQNRLKSFRILKE